One genomic region from Metallosphaera tengchongensis encodes:
- a CDS encoding Rieske (2Fe-2S) protein produces the protein MIIKRPEMKVGEKRKVVDEGKEILLIFLGGSRYLAFDNKCPHLGCDLSKYGVLIREELVCQCHFSHFSVIDGRPLKGASKRAIRVYDVRVEGEDLVLTPREGVSDRQHK, from the coding sequence GTGATAATTAAGAGGCCTGAGATGAAGGTAGGGGAGAAGAGAAAAGTGGTGGATGAAGGTAAGGAGATTCTGTTGATATTCCTCGGGGGGTCTAGATACCTAGCTTTTGATAACAAATGTCCTCATCTGGGGTGTGACCTGAGCAAATACGGAGTTTTGATAAGGGAAGAGTTGGTATGTCAGTGTCACTTCAGTCACTTTTCCGTAATAGACGGGAGACCATTAAAGGGTGCGTCTAAGAGGGCAATAAGGGTTTACGATGTCAGGGTCGAAGGTGAGGATCTAGTCCTCACCCCAAGGGAGGGGGTAAGCGACCGTCAGCATAAATGA
- a CDS encoding helicase C-terminal domain-containing protein yields MELRDWQHSLKDKVVKALNEGQLVALQSPTGSGKTLFSLVSALEVRDKVLFAVRTLNEFYPIYREAVRLGKTFSFIVGKSKACLYTEEGVDPEDVKCSLCMTSSPGLVQARGPPFSVLRDLKERGKLDGFCPYFTLMEEMPKADVVALTYPYLFIPWMRESLGIDLESYVIVVDEAHNLDNLNEIEERRLTEQTIELAVRQAKNEATKEILFRLKEGLRKVVLDEEKYVLVKDFPRPTDEELKLLKEEYEERRREMILNKSIKRLHLGSVIKFYLGNEDPVFSYKGGLIRKPVTPTQYVSVLNENIPVIIMSGTMQPKDYLSKVLGISREILYIDVEKETKSRVTGTYDCVLALDVTSSYSSRGQEMWKKYASYLLRIYYSSPKNVLAIFPSYKIMEEVMKHVKVSKFVEGISTNLEEVTERVRGGKTIIAGVARGKLTEGVELTIDGRSVIGDVAICGIPYPSFDDYLRLRSEEIFKLTKQSLRDVLMEIPALVAVKQAIGRSIRSREDHATVWLLDKRFDTPWWKLKINCFNPKKTRL; encoded by the coding sequence TTGGAGCTAAGGGACTGGCAACACTCGCTAAAGGATAAGGTAGTTAAGGCCCTGAATGAAGGCCAGTTAGTGGCCTTACAGTCGCCTACAGGGAGCGGAAAAACGCTTTTTTCGTTGGTCTCAGCCCTAGAAGTGAGGGATAAGGTTCTTTTCGCAGTTAGGACTCTTAACGAGTTTTACCCCATTTACAGGGAAGCAGTGAGATTAGGCAAGACTTTCTCCTTCATCGTGGGGAAGTCCAAGGCATGTCTCTATACCGAGGAAGGGGTAGACCCAGAGGACGTGAAGTGTTCCCTATGCATGACCTCCTCCCCTGGGCTAGTGCAGGCTAGAGGGCCACCGTTTTCAGTCCTAAGAGACTTAAAAGAGAGAGGTAAACTGGATGGGTTCTGTCCCTACTTCACCCTAATGGAGGAGATGCCAAAGGCAGATGTGGTCGCGTTGACGTACCCCTACTTGTTCATCCCGTGGATGAGGGAATCCCTTGGTATAGACCTCGAGTCCTACGTCATCGTTGTGGACGAAGCGCATAACCTGGACAACTTAAACGAGATCGAGGAGAGGAGGCTTACCGAGCAGACCATCGAGCTTGCTGTTAGACAGGCTAAGAACGAAGCTACCAAGGAGATCCTGTTCAGGCTTAAGGAAGGACTTAGGAAGGTCGTCCTAGATGAAGAGAAGTACGTCTTGGTCAAGGACTTTCCAAGGCCTACGGACGAGGAGCTTAAGCTCCTAAAGGAGGAATACGAGGAGAGAAGGAGGGAGATGATACTAAACAAGTCCATTAAGCGACTTCACTTAGGCTCAGTCATTAAGTTCTACTTAGGGAACGAAGACCCTGTGTTCTCCTACAAGGGGGGCTTAATCAGGAAGCCCGTCACCCCAACGCAGTACGTGTCAGTGTTGAACGAGAATATTCCAGTTATAATCATGTCTGGGACTATGCAACCCAAGGACTACCTATCTAAAGTCCTAGGCATCTCTAGGGAAATCTTATACATCGACGTGGAGAAGGAGACCAAGAGCAGGGTGACCGGGACATACGACTGTGTTCTGGCCCTAGACGTGACCTCCTCCTACTCCTCCAGGGGACAGGAGATGTGGAAGAAGTACGCGAGTTACCTATTGAGGATATACTACTCTTCCCCAAAGAACGTGCTAGCCATATTCCCAAGCTACAAGATCATGGAGGAGGTCATGAAGCACGTTAAGGTGAGCAAGTTCGTCGAGGGGATTAGTACAAACTTAGAAGAAGTAACGGAGAGGGTAAGGGGTGGAAAGACCATCATCGCAGGGGTAGCCAGAGGGAAACTGACGGAAGGTGTGGAGCTCACGATAGACGGAAGGAGTGTGATCGGCGACGTGGCCATTTGCGGGATCCCATATCCCTCCTTTGATGATTACTTGAGGCTCAGGAGTGAGGAGATCTTTAAGCTCACGAAACAGAGCCTTAGAGACGTCCTCATGGAGATCCCGGCGCTCGTAGCGGTAAAACAGGCTATAGGAAGGTCTATAAGGAGCAGGGAGGACCACGCAACGGTCTGGCTGCTGGACAAGAGGTTCGATACCCCGTGGTGGAAGTTAAAGATAAATTGCTTCAACCCTAAGAAAACAAGACTATAA
- a CDS encoding thioredoxin family protein → MEVEIFTHRNCTECNLLMEYLDQRGLLGKVKIIDTERYPFLALERGVISTPSVFIDGKLVYAGKVDFQEFEDILHGNGVERHFNKEELIGKLMEGIVDSFAATAWLFVNRDFDSFLAQKDFVIAVTGLALTGGEEEGYQYLKNVLSKEGERILQEWEPRMFRNISSNFVREIYWLYGRKVPKEEVFSKYPLEVFAHWVMVRGGAVGRVGLRIHSLSEAEVMARIAKLYAFLEDNYDALWDKVEKEQKSLGKYVKA, encoded by the coding sequence ATGGAAGTGGAGATATTTACCCATAGGAACTGTACCGAGTGCAACCTACTCATGGAGTACCTAGATCAGAGGGGTCTGCTTGGAAAAGTCAAGATCATAGACACGGAGAGGTACCCCTTCCTCGCGTTGGAGAGGGGCGTCATCTCAACTCCATCAGTCTTCATAGACGGGAAGCTAGTTTACGCAGGTAAAGTGGACTTTCAGGAGTTCGAGGATATACTCCACGGCAATGGCGTGGAAAGGCATTTCAACAAGGAGGAGCTCATTGGGAAATTAATGGAAGGAATAGTGGACTCCTTTGCAGCTACCGCTTGGCTCTTCGTGAACAGGGACTTTGACTCCTTCCTTGCCCAAAAGGACTTCGTCATTGCTGTGACCGGTCTGGCCTTGACAGGAGGAGAAGAGGAAGGCTATCAATACCTGAAGAATGTCCTCTCCAAGGAAGGGGAGAGGATCCTTCAGGAGTGGGAACCCAGGATGTTCAGGAATATCTCTTCCAACTTCGTGAGGGAGATATACTGGCTATACGGTAGGAAAGTCCCCAAGGAAGAGGTCTTCTCGAAGTATCCTCTGGAAGTCTTCGCCCACTGGGTTATGGTGAGGGGTGGTGCAGTCGGAAGGGTAGGGCTGAGGATACACTCCCTTAGCGAAGCTGAAGTGATGGCGAGGATAGCCAAGCTTTACGCTTTCCTTGAAGATAATTACGACGCCCTCTGGGATAAGGTGGAAAAGGAACAAAAGTCCCTAGGTAAATACGTGAAAGCTTAA
- a CDS encoding 50S ribosomal protein L16 — MPLRPGRCYRHFSGPAYTRKEYIPGVPQPKITKFTMGDHKKQYDFEVRLVTKQIGQIRHNALEAARVIALKQLTSFVGNETDFYLFVTKYPHHVIRENKMMAFAGADRLQDGMRLSFGKPIGTAARITKLGDMIMAVRVKKEHLDFAKKAFKVAMSKIPLDTEIVVLPLKEEKTQ; from the coding sequence ATGCCACTTAGACCAGGAAGATGCTATAGGCACTTTTCAGGTCCTGCCTATACCAGAAAGGAGTATATCCCGGGCGTTCCACAGCCCAAAATAACCAAGTTCACCATGGGCGACCACAAGAAACAGTACGACTTTGAGGTCAGGTTAGTCACAAAGCAGATAGGCCAGATAAGGCATAACGCTCTGGAAGCTGCTAGGGTCATTGCTCTGAAACAGCTAACTTCATTTGTAGGGAACGAGACCGACTTCTACCTTTTCGTAACCAAATACCCGCATCACGTAATAAGGGAGAACAAAATGATGGCTTTCGCGGGAGCGGACAGGCTTCAGGACGGGATGAGGCTATCTTTCGGTAAGCCCATAGGGACAGCTGCCAGGATAACTAAGCTTGGAGACATGATTATGGCTGTGAGGGTCAAGAAGGAGCACCTCGATTTCGCAAAGAAGGCCTTCAAGGTCGCCATGAGCAAGATCCCGTTGGATACCGAGATTGTGGTACTTCCTCTTAAGGAGGAAAAAACTCAGTGA